In Drosophila bipectinata strain 14024-0381.07 chromosome 2R, DbipHiC1v2, whole genome shotgun sequence, one genomic interval encodes:
- the Alp6 gene encoding membrane-bound alkaline phosphatase, with product MARKVILLLFIAAWLSASVSGHGDHPVPGRALDGQTYAIKYPEEQQTQYWVDKAQAKILSKLAEAQATNTNKAKNVILFLGDGMSVHTVTATRNLLGDSAEQVYFEGFPYTGLSKTYCVNRQVADSACTATAYLGGVKANYGTIGVNANVTRYSCDAAQYEGNQVLSIAQWAQAAGKDAGLVTTARVTHASPAGVYAHIADRNWENDWEVANRGCDPEQTIDIARQLVEQPVGQGLKVILGGGRQMFINDTFRDEEGIPGLRNDGRHLINDWLEQKKEANVSANYVWSRKGLSLVDPEKTDYLLGLFATSHLPYNGDRIRKRSQLADPSLSELTEAAIRVLSKSSEGFFLFVEGARIDMAHHDTYARRSLEDTAEFANAVKIARELTSDEDTLIVVTADHAHVMSINGYPERTQDITGLAQNADDGLPYTTLSYANGPGYYNGYNRVEGRAKLKAKSLDDADYQYPTLVPLDAETHGGDDVAVYASGPYAQYFSGTYEQSNIPALMARAAGIGPYA from the exons ATGGCCAGGAAAGTGATCCTGTTACTCTTCATAGCCGCTTGGTTATCCGCGAGTGTTAGTGGACACGGAG ATCATCCTGTTCCCGGTCGTGCCCTCGATGGCCAAACCTATGCCATTAAGTATCCGGAAGAGCAGCAGACCCAGTACTGGGTGGACAAGGCTCAGGCCAAGATCCTGTCCAAGCTGGCCGAGGCTCAGGCCACGAACACCAACAAGGCCAAGAACGTGATCCTGTTCCTGGGCGATGGCATGTCCGTGCACACGGTGACGGCCACCAGGAACCTGCTGGGCGACAGTGCCGAGCAGGTGTACTTCGAGGGATTCCCCTACACCGGCCTGTCCAAGACTTACTGCGTCAACCGCCAGGTGGCCGACTCCGCCTGCACCGCCACCGCCTATCTGGGCGGCGTTAAGGCCAACTACGGCACCATTGGCGTCAATGCCAATGTTACACGGTACAGTTGTGATGCCGCCCAGTACGAGGGAAATCAGGTCCTGAGTATCGCTCAGTGGGCCCAGGCAGCTGGCAAGGATGCTGGTCTGGTGACCACCGCCCGTGTGACTCACGCCTCCCCAGCCGGTGTGTATGCGCACATCGCCGATCGCAACTGGGAGAACGACTGGGAGGTGGCCAACAGGGGCTGTGATCCCGAGCAGACCATCGACATTGCCCGGCAGCTGGTGGAGCAGCCGGTGGGTCAGGGGCTCAAGGTGATTCTGGGCGGCGGCCGCCAGATGTTCATCAACGACACCTTTAGGGACGAGGAGGGAATCCCCGGCCTGCGCAACGATGGACGTCACTTGATCAATGACTGGTTGGAGCAGAAGAAGGAGGCCAATGTCTCCGCCAACTATGTGTGGAGTCGCAAGGGTCTCAGCCTGGTGGATCCCGAAAAGACGGACTATCTGCTCGGCCTGTTTGCCACCTCGCATCTGCCCTACAACGGTGACCGGATCAGGAAGCGCAGCCAGCTGGCGGATCCGTCGCTGAGCGAGCTCACTGAAGCCGCCATCCGAGTGCTGAGCAAGAGCTCCGAGGGATTCTTCCTGTTTGTCGAGGGGGCCCGCATCGACATGGCCCACCATGACACCTACGCCCGACGATCCCTGGAGGACACTGCCGAGTTCGCCAACGCCGTGAAGATAGCTCGGGAGCTTACCTCCGACGAGGATACCCTCATCGTTGTCACCGCCGATCATGCCCACGTCATGTCCATCAATGGTTATCCG GAGCGCACCCAGGACATTACTGGCCTGGCCCAGAATGCAGATGATGGTCTGCCGTACACCACCCTCTCGTATGCCAACGGTCCTGGCTACTACAATGGCTATAATCGCGTCGAGGGACGTGCCAAGCTTAAGGCCAAGTCCCTGGATGATGCCGACTACCAGTACCCGACTTTGGTGCCCCTGGACGCGGAAACCCATGGCGGTGATGATGTGGCTGTGTACGCCTCGGGTCCCTATGCCCAGTACTTCAGCGGCACCTACGAACAGAGCAACATTCCGGCTCTGATGGCCCGGGCCGCTGGTATCGGACCCTACGCCTAG
- the Or45b gene encoding odorant receptor 45b, producing the protein MYPRFLDRNYPLKKHLFFVTRYSFGLLGLSFGQKMSWFQLAWLVFNFVNLAHCCQAEFDFGWSHLRTSPVDAMDAFCPLACSATTLFKLGWMWWRRQELTGLMDHIRQLTEEQERRRDSRRDNAQRSCYVMATRSGMLVFTLGSITTGAFVLRSLWEMYVRRRQEFKFDMPFRMLFPDFAHRMPWFPIFYLYSTWSGQVTVYAFAGTDGFFFGFTLYVAFLLQALKWDVLDALRSVQDPSGRESKLCCQQLADIVDRHNEIEKIVERFSGIMAAPTFVHFVSASVVIATSVIDILLYSGYNIIRYVVYTFTVSSAIFLYCYGGTEMATESLSLGEAAYCSAWYKWDRETRRRVFLIILRAQRPITVTVPFFAPSLPVFTSILKFTGSIVALAKTIL; encoded by the exons ATGTACCCGCGATTTCTGGACCGCAACTATCCGCTGAAGAAGCATCTGTTCTTTGTGACCAGATACTCCTTCGGCCTGCTGGGTCTgagttttggccagaaaatgtCCTGGTTTCAGTTGGCCTGGTTGGTCTTCAACTTTGTCAACCTGGCCCATTGCTGTCAGGCGGAGTTTGACTTTGGTTGGAGCCATCTGCGCACCAGTCCCGTGGATGCCATGGATGCCTTTTGTCCTTTGGCCTGCAGTGCCACTACCCTCTTTAAGCTGGGCTGGATGTGGTGGCGCCGCCAGGAGCTGACCGGTCTGATGGACCACATCCGACAGCTCACCGAGGAGCAGGAGCGAAGAAGGGATTCTCGAAGGGACAATGCCCAGAGGAGCTGCTACGTCATGGCCACCAGAAGTGGTATGCTGGTGTTTACCCTGGGCAGCATTACCACTGGAGCCTTTGTCCTTCGATCCCTTTGGGAGATGTATGTGCGTCGGCGACAGGAATTCAAGTTCGATATGCCATTTCGAATGCT GTTTCCGGACTTTGCTCATCGAATGCCCTGGTTTCCCATTTTCTACTTGTACTCCACTTGGAGCGGTCAGGTGACAGTCTATGCCTTTGCCGGCACCGATGGATTCTTCTTTGGTTTCACTCTCTATGTGGCTTTTTTGCTCCAGGCACTCAAATGGGATGTCTTGGATGCCCTGAGATCGGTTCAAG ATCCTTCAGGAAGAGAGTCCAAGCTTTGCTGTCAACAGCTGGCGGATATAGTGGATCGCCATAATGAAATCGAAAAGATTGTGGAGCGTTTTTCTGGAATCATGGCGGCTCCGACTTTTGTTCATTTTGTTTCCGCCAGTGTGGTTATAGCCACCAGTGTGATTGATATACTTCTG TATTCTGGCTATAATATCATCCGCTATGTGGTGTACACCTTTACGGTTTCTTCAGCCATTTTTCTCTACTGTTATGGCGGCACCGAAATGGCTACAGAA agcCTTTCTCTAGGGGAAGCTGCCTATTGTAGTGCCTGGTACAAGTGGGATCGAGAGACCCGTCGTAGGGTTTTCCTCATTATTCTCAGGGCCCAGCGACCCATCACCGTAACAGTGCCATTTTTTGCACCATCACTTCCGGTTTTTACCTCG ATTTTAAAGTTTACTGGTTCTATTGTAGCTTTGGCTAAAACAATATTATAA